A segment of the Myotis daubentonii chromosome 6, mMyoDau2.1, whole genome shotgun sequence genome:
AAGAAGAAAGACGGCCTAAAGCGTCCCATGTAGGGGGCAAAATCATAAAGAATTTGCCTGCTTTATCTTGAGGACTTACATTGTTTAAATACTGTCCATGAGTGGTATAAAGTCactttttcagatattttaggACTGTTACAAGTCAAACTACCGAGAGCAATTACATTTGTGTATATGACCTGTGGTATCTTGTATCCAAACTTCCATTATGATGTCATCAAATCACCTCAAGTGAAGGACAGAACTCTAGAGTCTGTCATTATCAATACCTTTATGTTGCTTCTTCCTGTGTGCTGATAATATGTTTTGTCCAGCTTGCTTGTTCCAGATAATGCAAGGAGAAGGTAAAAATTCTAATGACCTCACGTTTTAATTGAGAAACAGGagaatttttaataaacataatcactattcaaGTTAAGAAATAGAACATACAGGCCACCTGTGGGTCCATCTtccatttcattccattctccTCTTATGTACTATACAGACTTCATTACCTGTGTGGTATCCCTAAACACAGTATTTTGTTTAGATTTGAGCAACTGAGAAGTGTAAATCTAGCTCTGTGAAGGCAGTATTTGCCACCATTTGATGAAGACATTTTTGAGAAGATGGGCTGAATAATCTGAGTCTGATTTCAGCTTCTAGAGTTTACAAGAGCCCTATGTGGAGATGTCAGTGAGCAAGGTGATGAGTGAGCCCCTGGGGGGACATATGTTACTGCAGTTGGAGCATCCTGGATCTCTTGTAGAAATTCCTTTAAATatgcttgttttatatttttttgcttCTAAGCTCACCTACCCCCATCTCAAGAGAAGATCAATGCAGAACCTTCCCATGGAGTAAAATGAGTATCCTCAGCTAATCTAGACGGCAGACTATGAAGGAGAGAGCAGGTATCTCATTGGGACATGCTCAAACAAGCCAACTAGGGCACAGTGGGAGCCAGATACACTAGCATAACTGTTCTCCGGTTACAAAGGCAGCGAATCTCTCAGTCATGACAGTCTTCAACATGTTGGTGTTTTGAATCTCACACCCCTACCCTGGACTGGTAGCCCTTTGGTGTGGGTGCCTAGATGTTTTCctgggatttttttctctctctcccgtgTTGAATTGCTTATTTGCTCACCTTGTTGTGGAGCATATCCTCCAGCAATTCTTGAGTCAGGGTACACGGGGTATAGACTTTGAAACCTTGAATGTCTGGAAATGTATTTATTCTACCTGCATATTTGATTGATGGGTATACATTTTTGGTTGTAGATTATTTTCCCTCAGAAATCTAAAGGATTTGTCCCATTTCTATTTTTACTGTTTGGAATCTGAAGTCATTCTAATCCATGACACTTTGTATGTTACTGGTTTTATTTCTCTGAGTCGATAGACTTTCTAGTCTCCAATGTTCTAAAATTTGACAATGATGTTTACTGGTATAGAtctgttttcatcctttcaacTAGGGGGCAGGTGTCCTTTCACTTCTGGAAAtggttatttattgtttttatttccttccttgtgttttctcattttctctcttaaatccCTATTGTTTGGAGTAGGCCAGTAGGGCCTTCTGGACAGGTACTGgctcatgtttctctccctttctatgtcattttactttattttctaggAAATTTCCCTAGTTTTATCTCCCAACCTTCTATTTTAATGTCTTCAATAAGTCTTTTTATGTCTTCATGAGTTTTTAATGTCTTCAATAAGTCTTTTAATTTCCAAGAGgtttaattttcctttaaattgcTTTGTTTTGGTCTTTTGTGCTAGAGACTTTCCTCATGTCTTTGGAAAGTTGTGTCCATGATTAAGATTGGAGGAAGAGAACACTGGAAGCTTTTAAGTGGATGAATAGTGTTTGATGGTTTTGAGCTTTATTGTAGGGTAACCTGGTTGAGCTGTTTGGTACTCTCCCCAAGGTCAGCATCTTCCCTCTTTCCTCAGAGAATAGTTATATTCCCAGGGAAGTTTTTGTGTCCTTTTGTGTCTTGGGAGTAAAGGACTGGCAAGCAGAGTTCTGTGAGCCAAGTAGAGGAAGGTATGTATGGGGTGTTTTCTGCTCTCAGCATTGCTATTCATGAGGTTAATCACTagattatatacatacatacatgggTTGTCCCCAGAAAATGTACACACTTACATTTTCTGATaactcaattgatgtttctttcttttcagatttgacccattggaattaataattattaaaagcgtgtatacatttttgggggacaccccggtgtgtgtatacatgtgcacATACAAATGCATATACAGTTAATTCTCATCAATGGAGTCCCTATTTACAAATTTGCCTACTCACTAAAGTTTGTAACCCTAAAATCAATACTCATGGCACTTTCATAGTCATTCACAGACATGCATGCAGCAGTTATAAAGTTGAGTCACCTGACATGCATGTTCCCAGCTGAGGTAGAACAAGCCTTCTAGTTTCAGCTCACGCTGTAAACAAGTGTCCTTTTCATGGTACATTGGGTGCCACATTTTTCATGTCTGTGCACTTCCTCTTGGTGATTTCGCTGTTTAAAATGGCTCCTCAGTGCAGTGTTGAAGTGTTATCTCATGTTTCTAAGCACAGGAAGGCTCCAGTGTGCCTTACGGAGAAAATATGTCTGTTAGGTAAACTTCATTCGAGCATGAGTTATAGTGTTGGCCCAGAGTTCAGTGATATtgaatcaaatatatttatttaaataaggtCTCTTTAAacagaaatacataaaacaagGTATGTATTGATAGATTGATAACAATTTCTGACCAGCGGCTCACAGGAATCTAAACTTGTATTTCCCCCCAGAATAGTAAATCCAGTGTTTGCTCACTTAGTGCTCACAGAGACTTTATGGAATGTAACTACCACAAATACTGGGAATCAGCcctatgtgtgagtgtgtatctACATCCACCGACACACACCTTCAGCTGTGCTTCGTGTTGATGCTTGCACTGACCTCCTCTTTCACCCTTTCCGGAGAGTAGACCTATGCTGCCGCTGGGGAAGGGCAATCACCCAGGGGGTGTGGAGTAAGGGAAGGGTCTAGGAATCTTAACTTCTTAGGAAACTTGCACTCAACCCCCCATATTTTAGcagtctcttcctcctcctcatttaCCCTGTCTCAGTTCCAGAGGTGTGTGCTGCTCCAGGGGCTCCTGTGACTTTGAAGGGTTCTACTGTGCAAAGCTAGATGGTTCTCCGTTCTCCCTCCTGTCTGCTTGGGAAGTGGATTTTGATGTAGCTTTAAGTCCTCCAAGTTGGTTACCATGTTCATCAGTTTTCCAGATTtccaatttgttgttgttgttgtcttgtcCCTGCCCTTGTGTTTTTCTGGCTCTCTATGTCCTTTTGTCTGTTTACAGTACTCTAGTATTTTGGGGCTTAGGGAGAGAGCAAATATTGATGGGCTGTTTTCTCTGCCATCCTAACTCATTCCTTTTCTAGTTTCACAAGTCATGTTCCTGAGATAAGTTAATAAGTTGAGGTCATATCAGCTTTGCCATATGGCCTTGGAAGATGTCGAAATTGCTAATGTTTACATGTTCTGGATTGTAAAGGATTTAAGAGTGCTTTGACTGGCTAACAAGGGAATGAGAAAACatctccctttttatttctttatcatgCCTTTATAAGGAAATGTGAGTTAGTAGGTGTTTTTACAAAGCATTCTTTCAACTCAGAAAGAGAATGTCTAGTCAGAAGTAGAATTTTTCCCCAAATTTCGTTACAACCATAATCCTCTCCAAGCTTCTTATAAATTTTTTGAACTGAGATCTTCGTAATGCTTATTTTTCACTATCAATATGTTACACAAAACGGTTGATCACTTCCAGATCACTTtcctttcctcatttaaaaaattgtctaaGATTATAAACCAGTGTATAAAAGTAATAGCTACTTTAATAATCTACTAAGTAAGACTCTAGCCAGGGTAAAGATAGGAATAGCTAAATTGATATTCATTATTTTAGAATCTTTTCTATCAAAAGGGTTGTGTGTTAAGAGTTCAGCATGTTATTAAATGTGTTATAAAAGAGGTTTAATCTAAAAGACCAAAGGCCATGTCATCATCAGACTCCTCAGATTCTTCCTTCTTTGCTGGGGCAGCCATGGTGGAGGGGACAGGTCCACCAGCTCCTCCATTGCAGATGAGGCTTCCGATGTTGACACTGGCCAGAGCCTTTGCAAACAGGCCTGGACGGAAAGGCTCAGCATTTACACCAGCTGCTTTAATGAGGGCATTGAACTTAGCCTCCGTCACTGTCACCTCATCATGGTCACCTCATTGTCGTGTGGGATAAGGACCTAGTAGATGCAGGCGAACTTCCAGACAGGGGCCATGCAGTGGGCACATACTTAGCGAGCACTGCCAGGCATGGTGCTCGTGGCTGGGTGAAGTgaggcccccctcctccccaccacagCCTTGGCTTCCTTGGAAGGGCCGAGCACCTTACCGGCAGCTGGAGAAAGAGgttcaaataagtttttaaaatcttttattctgattttttaaatctttatagaaaaattgaaaatgtagGAAAAAGAAGTAAGCACTTTTATTCTTATCACTCAGAGTTAATTACTGCATGTCTATATAGAGAGACCTGTATAGTTAATATATCATTAACATTCTCCATGTTATTCTCccaaaataatttctaatgaCTACATTCTCATTTGCTGGGTGGCGATCTTTTTCTGTAAAGACCACGTATAATTTTTGGCTTTGCAAATCATATGGTCTCTGTTACAACTACTCTGCTGTTGTCGTGTGAAAGCagcaatatatattatataaacaaACGAATGGGCATGACTGTTTACCAAgacaaatttatttacaaaaacatgcAGCTCCAgatttggcccatgggccacaatTTGCCAACtcctagatatttttaaaaacttttaattttgacaTAATTATAGTTCACAAAGTTTCAAAATAGTATAAGAGCCCATGTACACTTGACCTAGTTTTCCCCAAGTTATATCTTAAATAACTACAGTACAATAGCCAAACCAAGAAATATATAGTTCTGTACCATATTATACATGTGTAACCACTACAATATACAGGACCATTCCATCACCTAAAGATCTTCTTCACTCTACTCCTATGTAATCACAACAACCTCCCTCCCCGACCATCCCTACCTCTTGGAGGTCACTCATCTAATTTCCATCATTATAATTTTGTCACTTTGAGAACGTTatacaagtggaatcatacagtatgtgactTTTGAGATTGACTACTTTCACTCAGCATTGAGATCCATCCAGGTTGTACATGTATCAATAGTTTCCTTTCTACTGATGTGTAGTATTCCAGGTATGAATGTCAGTTTATTTAACGATTCACCTATCGAAGGGTGTTTTGGTTATTTCAAAGAATTCTTTTAAGGTTCTAGTGATCATATAGTCCATGTGATTCAGCATTCTGGAACAAACTCTGTAGACCTCATTAGTCTCCATGTTTGGTTCAACTGACTTAGTCAAGCTTCTTTCTTTGTTAGTCAAGCTTCCAAGCTGAATGTCATTCAGAATGTGATGGTCCATGTATTTCAATTGAATCATATTgtatctgtcattattttttaattcactgaACTCTTTAACACTCACTGATTTATAAACCAGAAGGTGTTGTTTCTCCAGGGACTTCCATTTGCTTTGCAGGTGAGTACTGACATAATAGGGCTATATTTATGGTAACGGTTGAATAAATAGTCTTGATTTTCGTATCAGGTTCAAGTGTCAGTGTTACCACTTATTATCTGTGGTCTTAGAGAAGTCACCTAACCTTGAAcctccattttcttatctgtaaataaGACTACCAACCCTGTCTCACAGTATTACTGTGAGGAGCAAATGAGATTACACAGGAAAAGTGTTTGGGGAACAGGAAAACACTATACAAAtattaaagtaatatttatacAAATAAACCTTCACTAGTGTTTTAGAAAGAGCAGTTTTATAATTAGGATGAGTAGTTTTTATTAACAAGTAAGTATGTGGAGGGGTGGGATAtctttgctggaaaaaaaaattaagaccgTATTTTACCGAGAAGTCCAAAAGCACAGAGAGGGTGAGCGGTGTTGCCGTATGCTGTGATGGATGGCCCGTGTTGCAAATACAACACCATCTGGCAGATGTGAGCAGAAATCATTTAAATCAGCAATGTGTGTAATGAGCTACCATCTGATTCCTGTTAATCAAGCCTTCCTTTTTTGAACTGTCTTCCCTTGGTTTCCATGACCCTGTTCTCTCCTGCTTCTCTTTCTGGcttatcatcatcatctcttTGGCCCTCAAATATGGAGTTCCCTAGGGATCATCCCTGTGCTTCTCTTTCCATGACCTCTTCCCTGGCAGTATCATGCCTTTACATCACTCTCCAAACAAAGCCTGCATCTGTGTCTCTAGCCCTGACCTCCCTCATTTCTATCCTGCTGGCTGGCTGACTCTCTTTCAAACTCAGTATTTCCAAAGCTGAGGTCATTTTTCTCACTAAGATGGCCCTATTTTTCAAATGCTCCATTTCTATCCACAGCCCTACCATCGTCTCTGTCCTCAGGCATCCTTCTCTCACTGCCATCACCCAACTCCCCCAGATCTAGTCATGCTGTCAATTCTTTGACCATAGtgtcttccattttctctttcctttctactTCAGGCCTGCAACTtcagctttttaaataaaattccctTTTTCCTCATTTCTGTCACATCAGTCTTCCACAGTTCAGATTTTTCCTCatcagtgttctttttttttttttttttaatatattttattgatttttttacagagaagaagggagagggatagttagaaacatcaaagagaagcatcgatcagctgcctcctgcacacctcccactggggatgtggccgcaaccaaggtacatgcccttgaccggaatcgaacctgggacccttcagtcctcaggccaacgctctatccactgagccaaaccggttagccTCATCAGTGTTCTTGATTGCTCCCCCTGTTTGGAGAAAAAAGTCCAGATTTTTATTCTAATATAAAATCTCCCCCATGATCAAACTGCTTTTTAAATCTGTATATACTCAACTCCAGATGAACAGAGAGGAAGTAATATGAAatgcaactcttttttttttttttttttcagaattccaTAATGTTTTTCCTTTCTCGTGACACTTTGCTAACTTCACTTAATTTATGTACATACTTTCCTCCTTTTCTGGGCTGGACCCACGTATGGTTTCTCTCAATATTCCCACAGAGTTGCATGTAGCAGATATTTATCGAATGAATGATTGGTCCTGTGGTGGGAACGCAATTCTTGTTTGGCCCAtgcattcaataagtatttattgagcactttacTATGGGTCAGGTACTTTGAGGCATTGGGACATAGTGGGCCCagtttcagctttttttttcttttatatttgagtttattcttttttttttttttttaacccttactcgaggatatgtttctattggtgttaaagagaggagaaaagcaagagagagaaagagaaacatcagtgtgaaagagaaacatcaatcaattgcctcccatcCTCACCctaacccgaaacctgggtatgtgtcctgaccaggaattgaatctgcaacttTCTGGTTGATGGCTCCAGCCAATTGAGCCACCTCGCCAGGGCGAGTTTATTcttcatttaacttttaaaataccaTATGgttaagtattaaaataaaaaatagcaagtaCTGAACATATTGTGATTATAATCCTTCACTCATTCACCACTGCATATAAAATGCCAGCAGTATCATTCACTAGCCCCATCAGGAGGTCTGACCCTGAACACaacctctaggacagtgatggcgaaccttttgagctcggcatgtcagcattttgaaaaacccgaacttaactctggtgctgtgtcacatatagaaattttttgatatttgaaaccatagtaaaacaaagatttatatttttgatatttattttatatatttaaatgccatttaacaaagaaaaatcaaccaaaaaaatgagttcgcgtgtcacctctgacacgcgtgtcataggttcgccatcactgctagggTGATGTTCCTCATTTTCGTAGGCTTCTTCATTGTAATCACACCTCTTTCCTGATTTCAATCAAAGTGGACCAGTTCTACTTGGTCCATTTCATCAGTCTCTTCTACTTCCTCCTTCATTGTTAGGAGTTATTCTCCAGCAAAGATTGTTTATGGGAAGAGAGGAAGCCATTCTCAGGAATGTTTACATTCAATGACGAGGCAACTTTTTTGTCATGGTCTCTGATAAATTGGCGTGCCTTCATTGAACACACCTATGGTCCTTCCATTCTAGTAGTAACCCTCAAGACATTCCCATTGGATTATTTATGGCTTCATACTAAGGTCTTAACTTTGTACTTAAGTCTAAAGCAAAGCTATCAGGCACTTTGTTCaagaacatatttattaaataattataattatatactgGTGGTCTGAAGGATATAGAATTTACCTGTTTAATGGCAtgagaagaaaacacaggtgAGTTTACAGAGGATCTTTCTAGAAGAAGTAGttggtgggaaagaaaaaaatgagtgaagATGTCGAGCTATGAGGTCTCCAGTTAGTCATTTCTTCTCAGGCAGGCAATTccttgaaactaacataatgtGCTCTTGGATCCTATACAGATGGCAATCAGAACTTATTTCCCTGTGAAGTCTGTGGAAGACGCTTTGCAGCAGATGTTCTGGTAAACATACAGACATATTGTAGATGTGTTTCATTGGAGTTAAATGAACTGTCAAGTTAGTGAGGAGGCCGCAGTGGCAAAGATTAAAGACAGATGTGGAGGGAAAGCACGGGAAGAGGAGTACACAACCTACGGTTGGCAGGCCCGGAGGACACGGAAGCTGTCCGATGCTGCCCACATTCAAAAGGGAACTTATTAAACCTGGTTCTCTAACTGAAAGGATGCCAGAAGAAAGTATCTTGGCACAGCTGATTGTCTCTTGAGAGGTTTtggctctttctccttttctataAGCATCAGAAATCCAAATTTTAAGGCCAAAGCACCAGGGAAATTAGCTAGTCGAGAGGAATGAACATTGAATTTGGAGCATCTGGAAACTTGGCTTTTAGCCTCAAATTTGTCACTAATTCTGACAAGCCCTTTAACCTCACTCTGTTTCCTGCTTTGCCACGTACAAAGACAGAATCCTCCAATTTCAGGCTTTTAATGTAATTTGAACAAAATGAACATAAAGCCTTTTCCAAGATTTAATTGTTAAGCCAATTTCAAGCTACACATCTCGTTTCCTGATTGATGCCTGTGAGGTGGAATAAAGCTTGATTTATTTCAAAGTTAGAGGATCAAACAGGTATTAGACCCCAACATTAGAAAAAGATTcccaagaaaaaaatgatttaaaaaattggttaTAATGCAGTTGTTAGTTGGGACATTTAGATCAAGGAGACTTACACGGAACTACAAGCATTTGGACTACAAGCCTGACTACGTTTGAGGCAAAAGACTGCAAAATGAGGTTTGTAGGTTTTATTTCTctggtgaattaaaaaaaaaaaaaaaatgtccctagctggttttactcagtggatagagcagcggttctcaacctgtgggtcacgacccctttgggggtcgaacgaccgtttcacaggggttgcctaagaccatcggaaaacacatatataattacatattgtttttgtgattaatcactatgctttaattatgttcaatttgtaacaatgaaattggaggtcaccacaacatgaggaactgtattaaagggtcgcggcattaggaaggttgagaaccactgggatagagcatcagcctttggaccaaagggtcctggattcgattccggtcaagggcacctaccttggttgcaggctcctctccctcctgggccctaatcggggctcctgcaggaggcaaccaatcaatgtgtttctctcacatctgtctttccctctctcttccactcttcctaaaagtACGtggaaaatatcctagggtgaggattaacaaaaacaaacaaacaaatgaagtaTCTGTCCTTTTAATTAAGTGCAGGTAGAGTTTCCTGAATCTAGAAGGAGAGCTCCAGGGCCTCTTGTGGCCTGGCACCCACTGGAGTGCTGCCTTTGCCTTCTCCAGCCTGGGCCGCGCCCCTTGGGAGGAAGGGGTTTGAGACCCAGGAGGTGCCCTTTGAAGAGGGGTCACTAAATGTCAAGTGCACCTCAGGTCCTCTCGAGTTTTATTTCCTATGCCTATCTCTAGGCTACAGAGAGCATCTGATCAACTGATCTGATCTCTCTCCTTTAGTTTCAAATGGTATGGCTTGTTTATAGACAGGTGCAGTGATTTTCATAGAGCATGTGTTTTGTTGGGTCTGAACAAAGCAACTATGTAAGTGATAGCTCTTATGAGTTACATATCCACCAACGAAGAGGATTTAGAGTAGAAAGCAAAGATGTTAGTATAATATCTTAGTGGTACAATAACAGACTCTATAAAGTCAGTACATGGGCAGAGCTCAATGTGTTAGTACCCAGGTTTTTGTAACAGAAATACGGAGGACTACtggctagatttttaaaaatgtttttcctgcTAAGCATATTGCAAATATTGTAATATTTATTGTAATAAGTGACTTGACTAATCATGTGAGATGTTTGGGTATAATTCAAGGAAAATGTGTTTATAACTTAAACAGAATTGGTATGTTCTTCATGCATTTGTGTGGTTGTTCCAGTTGTCTTTTGCAGATGTTCTCAACTATTTCTTTGAAACCTCTCCACTCCTATTCAGGAGTTAAGTGGTTCTGTGGAAAAGTGGCCCATTTAAACTCAATTTTGAAATGCTGATTGGGAAGAGGTATTTTTCTGAAAAGATTCTATTGGTAGGAAGCTACGTTTCCTCTTGCTGTATGCACAGAGCTATTTCAAAAGGATGGTAAAACAATATTAAGGTTGTTGGAACTCGAATTTCCTGTTATATTACTGGATGATTTGCTTTTGAAATTTAGGAACAGTAAAGGCAGGAAACTGAATAAGAAGTAATCAACAAAACTTCATTGGTTAAAATGTCTAAATggtcagaaatatttatttcagtttcAACTACAAAGTTTGTCTTTTCAACATTATTTAATGCTCAGAACCATTCATACCGCCCAAGTGGTAGAGTTAAATGTGTAAAACAAAATTTGAAGTAAGTCTCTCTAGCTGTAGAGACCTTTTATTGACCTTGACCGTTCGAACATAATATCTAGTTATGTGTAACATGGGCGAGGGGAGCCAGATGGATTTGCTCTGCTGTGACTTGAGAGTTGGAGAATGTACTTGGCTCTGAAGGTGCAACTCAGTCCCTGTAGTGAGGGCTGCCTGAGTACACTGCAGCATTACAAACTTGGtgatttgtacattttaaaaaaaaattaatccccACTCTTTCTTTTCTAGGAAAGGCATGGACCAATATGTAAAAAACTCTTCAACAAAAAGCGTAAGCCTTTCAGTTCCGTAAAACAAAGATTACAGGGCACTTACTTTCCcactgtgagcctggctcctCAATCCAAGGTATTATCAGTATCTTCCTTATTGTTCATGATTACATCCTTAAGTACATTAAAGCCTCTTTCTGGCTCTCTGGTTTCATTCTTGCTTGATAGAGCAATGTAAAGTCATGTAAGTATAATCCAcctttactgttttctttttaatcatgcTCACTgagatttcaaaatgtatttcagATACTTTCCAGATGTGACAAAAAAGAATCTTGTTTATACTTTCATTAGAGTAGCATTAAATCTAGCAGTTAACTTGGAAGAAAGTCACTTTtaaccttacatttaagtcttcctTTAAGGTTTTATAGTTATgttgtttttctgattattttgtgttttccttcACTACTGTGATTTGTGAATTTTATTACTGTATTTTCCAAACCCGTTTTAGTACTTTTGAAACACAAATTCTGCTTCCCTCTCCAAATCTCACAGTCCTGTTTCCTGTAAATTCAAATCCCtgctgcaaaagaaaaaaaaattataatggagACATATAAAGTCTAGGCTagtatatgttttttgttttgttttgtttttgcagccTCAACCAGTGAGGAAAGCTAACTGGAGACAACAACATGAAGACTTTATTATTGCAATTCAGTCAGCAAAGCAGTGCAGCCTAGCCATGAAAGAAGGCCGCCCTCTCCCAGTACCTCCCCCCGCGTCCATCAACCCAGGTGTGTGGCCAGTTTGGTTTGTTTCTGACATTAACTCTTAACCAGTTGAGGCTATGCTCAAGTTTTGGCCAAATTATCATGCCTTGCTTCCTTCTATTTATTCTAAGATTAACAATAGGAATTAAGTtgtataaaagtaattttatcatataatttatcttttccttcccccccccctcaatTCTATCTAAAGAGTCTGTGTTTCCTTCTAACTCTATCTCAACATGAGAACACCACTGTAGCCAGTGTCATGGCATTACATAACTCCAGGGGATGCTGTTCACATCGTGGTTTATGAGAATGGAACTGTGCAGAGCAATTTAAGATACAGTAGCTCCCCAATGTCAGATACTTACagctctttttttacttttttga
Coding sequences within it:
- the ZC2HC1B gene encoding zinc finger C2HC domain-containing protein 1B; protein product: MFCPACLFQIMQGEDGNQNLFPCEVCGRRFAADVLERHGPICKKLFNKKRKPFSSVKQRLQGTYFPTVSLAPQSKPQPVRKANWRQQHEDFIIAIQSAKQCSLAMKEGRPLPVPPPASINPDYIQCPYCLRRFNENAASRHINFCKDQSSRRVFNAAQTAAKLESRVQGRAQTSPRKEPTVTSAVGALLQNRALEATPAAPARPGLASDPASGAKLKQGFTKSSKKD